In Paludibaculum fermentans, the genomic stretch ACCTGAGCTACAAAGCCGACCGTACCAGCGAGGACGCCAAACGCCGCGACAGCTTCCGCTCCGAAATCGAGGAATGGGAAGGCGGGCAGTTCCGCAGCACCTTCACGAATGTGGTCGATCTCTCCGAGAAGGTACCCGCGGCCGTGGTCACGATGCTCTCTGACCACTATCAGCGCGACCTCATCGCGAAGCGCCGTACCCAGGTGGAAAGCGCACCCCCGCCGCCTCCTCCTCCGCCCGGGCAGGTCGAACCTCCGGTCCACCTTGCCCGTTCCGTCGCTGAGGGCAAGGCCATCCTCTGGGTCGGCTCCGGCATCTCACTGCGAGCCGGCATGCCTTCCACCGACGTCCTGACCTCGGAGCTCGTCCGGTCCATTCGCGAGAAGGCCGCCGGCTACATGCCGCCGCCCGTCGGCAGCGGCATCGCCTCAGTCACCAGCGACTTCGAGCTGCTGCATAGTCGCGACCAGTTGCTCGTGAAGCTGCGCGAACTCCTCGACCTGCCCGGCGGCGTCACCCCGGGCGAAGCTCATTGCCACGCAGTCCGCCTCTTCCCCCGTATCATCACCACAAACTACGACCATCTCCTTGAGGCGGCCGCCGCGAAAGAAACAACCGGACACACTCTGGTCGTCGGCCCCCACCTTCCCTCGCCGCCACCGGAGAAATACATCTGGAAGATCCACGGCGCGGTGGACTTCCCCGAAGCCTTGGTCATGAGCGAAAAGGACCTGGCCCGCTTCGGTGCGCCGGATACCGGTTTGGAGGCTGCCCTGACGGATCTCCTCAAAGACGCGCCGCTCCTGGTTGCCGGAACCTCTTTGCGCGACCCCAGCATATTGCGTCTCTTCCGGGCGCTGCGGCCCGTCCTGGATGGCTACTGGACCATCATCCCGGGCGACGTCCTGGGCAAGGCCCGAGCCGCCGACCTGCGGCTCCAGCCCGTGGAAGGTACGCTGGAAAGCCTGCTGGCCGCTCTGGCGCAGCCGCGGCCGTAGCCAGTCGCGCGCCAGGCCTCTGCCTGCGGGTGTCAGGCTCAACAGGACTCCGCCCACGGCAAAGGTCACGACAATCGGCGAATCAAACACGGGAGACTTCCCGAGGACCTGCCCGTACCACGCTTCGGCCGCCGGCAAATCAGGAACGCGATAGACAATTGGACGCAGGCTGGAAGGCATTTCCCTCCTCCGGAGAACCCCTTCCGCACATCAGCATATTGCCGCCCTCCCTCAGCGCGTAAGTTGGCCAAGGAACCAGCCCCGTCTCTCCGGCCCGCCAAACGGAGATGCGAACGTGAGTGAGCGGATAGCCACCGCAAGTCTCCACTCAATTCAGCAGCGCTACCCCTTGCCTGAGCATCTTCAACCGAGCAGGCCCACCCGTCGCGAACCGCGACTGGAAAGGAACGGGCCATGAATCCGCGCTAATCTACAGTCCAAGAGGATTCAAGATGCAGGACTCCGATTTTCTCCGCCACAACCTCGGAGCAGGGAACTGGCCCGTCTTCCGCTTGGGCCTGTCGGCCTCCTACCGCCCCGGAGAACGCACCGTCCGCTGCGCGCTCGACCACGGCATGAACTACCTGTTCGCCTACGCCATCGACACAAACATGACCGGCGTTGTGCGCGGAATGAACGCGGACCAGCGTGAAAAAGTCATCCTCGCAACGGGGAGCTACAACTGGATCATCGGCCACACCTCGCTCCGGAAGTCCCTCGAAAACGCACTGCGCAGGTACAAGACCGACTACATCGACGTGTTTCACTTCCTCGGCGTTCTGAAGCCGAAGGAGTTTCCGCCCCGGATCCAGGAGGAACTCGCCGCCCTGCGCGCGGATGGCAAGGTGAGGGCCACCGCGATCTCCTGCCACCATCGGAAGTTCGCCGGAGAACTGGCTGCACGCGGCACCGTGGACGCCCTGATGGTCCGCTACAACGCGGCGCATCCCGGCGCCGAGACGGAGGTCTTCCCCCACATCGCGGCGCACAAAACCGGAGTGATCAGCTACACGGCCACCCGCTGGCGCCGGTTATTGGCCAGGCCTCAAGGTTGGCCCGCAAACGAGCCTGTCGCCACAGCCGGCCAGTGCTACCGGTTCGTGCTCTCAAACCCCAACGTGGACGTGGCGCTCACCGCGCCCAGCAACGAACGTCAACTCTTGGAGAACCTTCGCGAAGTCGAGCGCGGCCCGCTCCCGGAAGACGAAATGGCCTATCTACGGCGCTTCGGAGCCTATGTGCACGATCACGCCGGCTGGTTCATGGGGCAGTGACCGGGCCTGGGCTCCGTCGTGCCCTCAATTCCAAGTCTGGCTGCTCTTCCGCTAGATCAAGTGGTGAGACGGGCGTCACCTCTTCTCCGGCCTCCCCCCGCACACATCCAGCACAAGACCCCGCATCCACCGGTGCGCCGGATCCGCCTCCATCCGCGGATGCCACATCAGGGAAATCATCACCTCCGGCGCCTCAAACGGCAGCGGAAAAGTGTACAGCCCGGATCGCAGTACCCCGGTCTGCCTCTCCGGTACGCTGGCAATCAAATCCGACGCCCGCACCAGCGCCAGCGCGCTCGCAAACGCCCCGACAATCGCCACGGTCTGTCTCTCCAGCCCGCTCGCGTGTAACGCGTCGTCGATCGGACCCTGCTCCCGGCCGCGCCTCGACACGCCGACGTGCTGCCCCGCCGCATACCGCGCGGCCGTGATCTTTCCCTTGCTCAGCACGTGCCCCTTCCGCACGACACCCACAAACCGGTCCCGGAACAACGCCTGAACGCGAATCTCCGGACCCGTCACCGTCCCCACCACGCCCGTCTCCAGATCCACGCTTCCGTCCCGCAGCCCCGTACTCTCCTTGTCCGGCTTCTGCACGAAGCACAGCCTCACCCCCGCAGCCTCCTTGCCCGCGCGGGCAACCAGCTTCGCTCCGAAGTTCTCCACAAAACCTTCGCGCGCCCGGATCGTAAACGTCCTCACCAGCCGCTTGAGGTCTAACTGTTCCGCCGGCCGCAGCACCGACTCCACTTCCTGCACCAACTGGCCCACCCGCTCTCGCAGTTCCAGCGCCCGCGGCGTCGGCACCAGCCCGCGACCCGCTCTCACCAGCAGCGGATCCCCGGTCGTCTCCCGCAGTCGCGCCAGCGCCCGGCTCATGGCCGAAGGGCTCAGCCGCAGCCGCCGCGCGGCGCGTGCCACACTGCCCTCCGCCAGCACGGCGTCGAGCGTAATCAGCAAATTGAAATCCGGGGGAGACGTTCCTTGATCGTAGCGCAGTCTGTTTCCGGCATGGCGTCTCGTGCACGCATACAGTGCAAACGGTGCGTCTTCCGCCATGTCACACGGAAAGGTATGGTTGGGACAGATCACCAGGAAAGAGCTGACAAAAGACGGAAACCGCCATGATGCCCATCACCGCGCAACAAGAGACCAGGGCGGCCGGAACCGCGCGCCGCGGTCCCTCTCTCCACTGGATCCAGGCCAGCCTCTCCCTGTCGATGCTGATGCCGTCGCTCGACACCAGCATCGCGAACGCAGGCTTGCCGGCCCTGGCCCAGGCGTTCGGAGCTTCGTTCCAGGCCGTACAGTGGATCGTCCTCGCTTACCTGCTCGCCATCACGACCCTCATCGTCAGCGCCGGCCGCTTCGGCGACCTCCTCGGCCGCCGCCGGTTCCTGCTGGCCGGCATCTCGCTGTTCACCGTGGCTTCAGTACTCTGCGGCGCCGCGCCCACCCTCTGGTTCCTGCTCGCCGCCCGCGCCGCCCAGGGGCTCGGAGCCGCCATCATGCTGGCCCTCACCCTCGCCTCCGTTGGTGAAACCATCCCCAAGGAGAAGACCGGCAGCACCATGGGCCTGCTGGGGACCATGTCCGCCATCGGCACCACTCTGGGCCCCTCGCTCGGCGGCCTGTTCATCGCCGGACCCGGCTGGCGCTGGATCTTCCTCATCAACCTGCCGCTGGGGCTCGTCAACCTCTACCTTGCGCAACGCTACCTGCCCGCCGGCCATCCGTGCACGGTTTGTTCCGTGGAGGACCGCCAGGAAGCGAAAGCGCGCTGGTCCGCCTTCGATGCCAAGGGCACCTTCCTGTTGGCGTTGACGCTCGCTGCCTATGCGCTGTCCATGACTCTGGGACACGGCCACTTCGGAATCCTCAACATGGCTCTGCTGGCGGCCGCCGCCGCCGGAACCGCGCTGTTCGTCCAAGTCGAAGCCCGCGCCGCCTCTCCGCTGATCCAGTTGGGGCTGTTCCGCAATCCCAAGCTCAGTGCGGGCCTGGCTATGAGCGCACTCGTCTCCACCGTGCTCATGGCGACTCTCGTGGTCGGCCCCTTCTACCTCGCCCGGGCGCTCGGCCTCAACGCCGCGCTGGTCGGACTCGTCCTGTCGGTAGGACCCCTGGTGGCCGCGGTTGCCGGAGTCCCGGCCGGCCGCATCGTCGACCGTCTGGGCGCGCAGCGCATGACCCTCGCTGGGCTCATAGGAATCGCTGCCGGCTGCGTGGTTCTCGGCCTGCTGCCCGCGACCCTCGGCATCGCCGGTTACTTGGCGCCCATCGTCTGCATCACCGCCAGCTATGCCCTGTTCCAGGCCGCCAACAATACGGCCGTCATCACCGGAATCCAACCGGACCAGCGCGGCCTCATCTCCGGTCTGCTCAGCCTGTCCCGCAATCTCGGCCTCATCACTGGGGCCTCCGCGATGGGTGCGATCTTTGCGCTGGCCTCCTCAACGGCCAGCATCACAACCGCGAGCCCCGCAGCCATCGCCGCCGGAATGAGAACCACCTTCGGCGTAGCGGCCCTGCTGATTGTCGCCGCCATCGCCATTGGTACCCACCGGCGGCCCAGGTAGCGGGCCTCAGGCGAATCTCGAATTGCCCAACGTCCTAACCGCGCCGTTTGGAAAAATCCGTACCGCTGATGATGAAGCCAGTCGCTGCGTAATTTGGATTGCCAGGCGAAGGGGTAGTCCCGTATTTGCGCTGTACGGGCTGTTGGGGCAGGGTGATTGCCACTTCGGCGTAGTCCGTCGACGCCGGATCACTCACGGCGAAGACAGGAAACTGGCTCCGGTTGCCGCATCGCCTATACGCAATCGTGATCTCATTAGCGGCATCGTCCCCCAGGATGGCCCTATAGTTGTCCCTGGCGTGGTTTCTGCATTCCGTGGGCGATTGGCCTTCCACTGTATTGTTCTTCGTCCCTCGCACGTACTTGACGCTGTCCTTCCCGGTCCGGGCGGAGGTGACGACAACATACTGCGTGCCCATGTCGAGGCTCGACGCCAATTGTGGTCTCGTAAATTCACTCGCCATGACGACGACTGCGTTCTGGAAGCTCGGACAGCCCCCGCCCTTGGATAGATCGCGGAGTTGATAGAACAACCGGACATCCTCCGGGAAGGGCAGCGGCATCAGAACGATCAGCACCGATTCCACATACTTCTTGAGGACGTATTTTGCCGGATTGAGCAGCGAAGCACTCAAGGCGTGCAGGCCCAATCGAAACTTGCTGGATTGAGGCGCTTCCGCCGTCCGCAGAAAATTCGTCGGGTCCATGCGCCGGACTATACCGGCACCCCCGGCATCCAGCCGCACCTGTGTCCTTCGTCCGCCGCCCAGCACCCAGACATTGTCCTCATTCCTGACAGCCGTGTTGGTAATCGGCTTCTGATGGCTGTCGTTGTTGATAATGCCCAGCATTTTCTCGCGTGCCGGGTCTTTCGTGGGGTTCTCTTTTGCGTAGTTATACTTCTTCTCGGGATGGCTCATCTGCCGGAACGTCAGCCGGCCATCCGCAAACGCATCTTCGAGACTGTCCAGATCCTGCCAGACCTTAATCTGCTGGTGCCAATACGTGATTCGGCGGCTGGCGTCCTCAGACATAATCATTTTTTCGGAAATGATCTCTGTAATCGCGGTTCGAGCATTCAGTAGCTCTTGTGTCGGCGGCGGCATCGGGCAGTCCTCCTGGAGAGTAGAAAGCGAACACAGTGTTTACCCTCGCCGCCAGCCGGCGAAAAAGCGCCGCGCAACGGTGCGGATGGCCTGGGTCTTCTCGGTGGCAGGCTTCTTCAAGCCGGGAGTAGCCCAGATTTTCTTTTGTATCCCAGTTTGCGGCTAGCGTAGCACATACCCAAAGGTCAGGTATTCATCCGCCCGTGTCCTCCCAGTACAGGCGGGAGGACGCGCTCGACAACAGGGAACTCCACCTGAACCCTGACGAGACGTAAAACGCCAGGGCCATCCCTGTGAAGGCCGAACACCCCCTCCCAGCCCGCCGCCACACAAGCAGGTCTGGCACAGGTTATGCTGCGAAGGAGGCGTCCAGCCTCAGGATACGCAGATGGAAATACCGGATATATTGCAAGCGATGGAAAGGTCCAGCGGCCCTTACGCGCGAGCCGCCGTCCAAGCCGCAGTGGAGCGCCGCGAAGAGATCACGCCGCAGTTGCTCCGAATCCTCGAAGAGACCACTGACCACGCGGTGGAACGCGATGCCGAAGGCGGCTACATGGCCCACCTCTACGCCATGTTCCTGTTGGCGCAGTTCCGCGAGCCGCGCGCCTATCCCCTCCTGGTGCGCTTCGCCTCCCTTCCCGGCGAACTGCTCGATTCCCTCTGTGGTGACTTCATCACGGAGAACCTCGGAAACGTGCTGGCTTCGGTCTGTGACGGTGACTTGCAGGGCATCCAGTCCCTGATCGAGAACGAAGACGCCGCCGAGTATGCGCGCGGCGCGGCTTTGTGTAGTCTTTTGACCCTGGTGGCCAGCGGGCAGAAGAGCCGGGATGAGATCGTAGCCTATTTCGCTGAGCTGTTTCGAGGCCGCTTGCAACGAACGGCGTCCCATGTGTGGGACCAGTTGGTCTCCTGCGCCTGCGACCTGTATCCTGCGGAACTCCTCGACGAAATCCAGCGCGCATTTGAAAACGAACTCGTCGACCCCGGCTACATTGGCCTCGATAGTATCAGCAGCGACCTGGCACTGGGCCGGCAGCGGGTTCTTGCGCGGCTCGCTGACGATCCCCACCACCGCTTGGTCGATGGCTCCATCGCGGCAATGGAGCGTTGGACCTGCCTGGAGGATGACGGCGCGGCCGCTATCTGGCCGCCGCCCGGTGCCGGTGCATTCACCCCAGCTACTCAGATCATCCGCGAAGGTCCCAAGACCGGCAGGAACGATCCGTGTCCCTGCGGGAGTGGCCGGAAATACAAAAAATGCTGCGGAGGCTAAGCCGCCGCGCCGGGCAGGCCCCTGCTGTTCTGAGGATTCCCGCCGAGGCACTCGGCCCGCTTCTCAGGACTCGTCAAGTCCCGTCCGTGTCCACCTCCGCACCCCATCCCAACGGCGCGGAAGAGGCCTCGCCACCCGCTCTCACCACGACAGCGTCGGCAGCGAAGCCTGCCGCGGCATCTTTGTGTGCTGGCCGAACGTGTGTTCGGCAATGTCTTCTCCGTCGCGAGTAGCCGTGCCGATCGTCGCCTGCGTGGTCGCCGGACTCGGGTAGCACGTCACCACCACCAGGTCGTTCAACAGCGAACACGCCAAAACCACCACGACGTGGTCGATGGCCTGCGTCGACTTGGTGAAGGTCCCCGTCAACTGCCGCCGGTTTAAGGGATTCGTATCGGACTTCCGGTCCAGCGTTTGGGCAGCGTCATACGCCACGTTTTTCTGGTTCGCGACATTCTGGAAATGCCGCGCTACCGCCAGCACGGCCGTCTTCGAGAAAATCCCGACGGTGGTGCCGCCGTTGTGCCCCCGCTCCTTCAAAGTCTTCAGCACGGCGAGCCCCGCCTCCGACAGCAAGGCAGCCGTCAGGTGCATCACCATCGACTCGGAATCTTCAAACATCGTGTGCGTCGATTTGGCCGGAACCATGGGCACCGCCGCCGTGAGCTGTGCGCCCCGCCCCTGGAAGATCTTAATCACGCCATGCTCACACACATAGTCCGCCGCATTCAGTGCCCCAATCGCCCCGGGACCGGCGATGTCCACATCGAGAGGCTTCCCTTTTCCACCCGGCGGGAACTTCTTGATGTAGTACCGGACGCCAAACGTAGGGTCGATCCCCGGCAGAATGCCCAACCCGGTCCGTTCGTTGTACTGGTTCGAGAGCGGCAGGCGGCTCGCATCCTGCATCACCTGACTCTTCCGCGTGTTGAGGTCGAGACCGTGATACGCCCCCGGCTGGTACCTCGTCAGTGCGTTGCCCGCCCCCGGAAAAAGGTGCGAGTCGTACGCCCACTCCCGTTCCTTCTGTTGCCGCAACTGATCCACGGGCAGCCCCAACACATTCACCGTGATCTTCGCAGGATCCAGTCGAAAGCCGTCGCAAGTATGCAGGTGCGCGTGCGACGTCTCAGCGGACGTGGGCTGTTCCATCAGCATGTCCAGCACCTGCGAACACTTGAGCGTCTTGCTCAGTACCTTCTGGTAGAAATAACTGACTTTGGTGGCCGCCATGCCCCTCCTTGAGAGTGCGCCCAGTATAACCTGCAGGTACTTTGGCGTACAGAATATCTTGCAGCGCCCGGCCCGCCGGAATCCGCACCCGGCCGGCCCGCCGGCAGAGCGTTGATCCCCATCACATGGACACATCGCTACCCCAAATCGCTACCATGGAAACACGGCTGCCCCTCGCCGTAGGACGGCGCCGGTTTCCGGCCGATTCGCCGGCTCAAGGGCAACGAATCTCGCGCCCGAACGTAGCTGTTTTAACACCGCGCGGGTCTTGGTTAGAGAGTGACTGCGCATAGCAGCCCGGCCCTGCCGGACGCGGACTGCGCCTGGCGCGTTGTCAGCCAGGGACCCTCCAGGGCGGTGCCAAGTCCCAGCGGAGAATTCCTCGTTCAACTGCGCTGAAGACCGGGCCAGTCCTCAGTCGGCTGCCGGCTGAATACGGGAATTGTGTGCGCATGATTGGATCTGGCGAAATGCTGGGCCATTCCGGTGGGTTGGTTCGGTTTATGACATCGTTTCTGCGGCGAAATTCGGTGACTCTGCTGGCTCTGCTGGCTGCTGCGTACTCAGTCCTGTGGATCTGGGGCGGCAGCCGGGAGGGCTTCACCCATGACGACCTGATGAATCTCAACTGGGCGATCGCCCAGCCCTGGCGCAAACTGCTGCTCGATTGTGTTCTCATCTGGCAGCCCGCCCAGCCCGTCCGCCCGTTGGGTGAGGCGGCCTACCGGCTACTCTGGGAGCTGTTTCACTTCGACCCCTTTCCCTTCCGCTGTGTGCCTTGCCCTCATCGCCATCAACACCGCGCTGTGCTTCCTGCTGGCCCGCTTCCTCATTGGGAACACCCTGTGGGCCTTGGCTGTGGCTTGGTTTCTGGCCTATCACGGCTCCTTTTGGGGGATGTACTGCAACACGGGCGTCATCTTCGACATCCTGGCGGTGACCTGCTACTCTCTCGCCCTGCTGACGGCCTCGTGGAAGCCCCGGACTCTCCCCGCAAACTGCGGCCGTCTGCTGCTGATCCTCCTGCTGGCCGCCGCCGCCCTCAACTCGAAAGAGATTGCCGTCAGCCTCCCCGCCGCGCTGGGCGTGCTGCTGCTGCTGGAGCACCGGTCAGCCGCGCCGGGCGTCGACCCCGGTTCCCGTCGCCTGTGGTGGAATCTCGCCAGCCTGTTGCTCGTGGCCGGCGTAACCGCCTTGTTCGTGTTTGGCCGGGTCCTTGCCCAAGGCGGCATTGAAGGCGTGCCCGGCTACCATCTGGCGCTCAGCGCCACCCAGTTCGGAGCGAATTGGAGCGGGTTCCTCTCCGCACTCTTCTACGACAAGGTGGCCTGGACCCCTCCGGCCGCGGTCGGAGTGTTCGTGGCCGCCCTCGCCGTGCTCGCCGCTCTGCGCTGGTTCCGCGAACTCCTGTTCCTCCTTCTCTCCGTGGTCAGCTTCCTGCCCATGGCGTTCATCCTCCCCCGCGGACTGGACGCATCGTTCCTATCCGTCTTCTGGCTGATGGTGGCCATCGGCTGCGCGTTCAACCGGACGCCTCATTCCCCCTCCTGGCTCAAGCCGCTGCCCTTCGCGCTCATTCTGGCCGTGACCGCCTCGCAGGCGACCCTCGGACGAATCAGCTTCCCGCAGTTCCAGCAAGAGTCCCGCGCCATTCAGCTTGCCTACAGCGGGATCAGAGCGGCGACGGGAGAAGTGCGCGATCGCAGCGCTCTCGCATTTGTGGAGGATCCCTTTGCGCCCCGCTTCCCCTGGGCCACCACCTTCATGGTCCTGCTGGCCACCCAGAAAGACGGTCTCAGCATCGTCCGGC encodes the following:
- a CDS encoding SIR2 family protein, which translates into the protein MPGKLRIFISSTMEDLENERASIVEQLRSMNFEPVNAEGILPNGATSWDRISEEIETCHAMILLGGIRYGWIPTSGPLAQQNVSVTHGEYLAARAHGLAVLPFFKNLSYKADRTSEDAKRRDSFRSEIEEWEGGQFRSTFTNVVDLSEKVPAAVVTMLSDHYQRDLIAKRRTQVESAPPPPPPPPGQVEPPVHLARSVAEGKAILWVGSGISLRAGMPSTDVLTSELVRSIREKAAGYMPPPVGSGIASVTSDFELLHSRDQLLVKLRELLDLPGGVTPGEAHCHAVRLFPRIITTNYDHLLEAAAAKETTGHTLVVGPHLPSPPPEKYIWKIHGAVDFPEALVMSEKDLARFGAPDTGLEAALTDLLKDAPLLVAGTSLRDPSILRLFRALRPVLDGYWTIIPGDVLGKARAADLRLQPVEGTLESLLAALAQPRP
- a CDS encoding aldo/keto reductase, translating into MQDSDFLRHNLGAGNWPVFRLGLSASYRPGERTVRCALDHGMNYLFAYAIDTNMTGVVRGMNADQREKVILATGSYNWIIGHTSLRKSLENALRRYKTDYIDVFHFLGVLKPKEFPPRIQEELAALRADGKVRATAISCHHRKFAGELAARGTVDALMVRYNAAHPGAETEVFPHIAAHKTGVISYTATRWRRLLARPQGWPANEPVATAGQCYRFVLSNPNVDVALTAPSNERQLLENLREVERGPLPEDEMAYLRRFGAYVHDHAGWFMGQ
- a CDS encoding LysR family transcriptional regulator; its protein translation is MLITLDAVLAEGSVARAARRLRLSPSAMSRALARLRETTGDPLLVRAGRGLVPTPRALELRERVGQLVQEVESVLRPAEQLDLKRLVRTFTIRAREGFVENFGAKLVARAGKEAAGVRLCFVQKPDKESTGLRDGSVDLETGVVGTVTGPEIRVQALFRDRFVGVVRKGHVLSKGKITAARYAAGQHVGVSRRGREQGPIDDALHASGLERQTVAIVGAFASALALVRASDLIASVPERQTGVLRSGLYTFPLPFEAPEVMISLMWHPRMEADPAHRWMRGLVLDVCGGRPEKR
- a CDS encoding MFS transporter, with translation MMPITAQQETRAAGTARRGPSLHWIQASLSLSMLMPSLDTSIANAGLPALAQAFGASFQAVQWIVLAYLLAITTLIVSAGRFGDLLGRRRFLLAGISLFTVASVLCGAAPTLWFLLAARAAQGLGAAIMLALTLASVGETIPKEKTGSTMGLLGTMSAIGTTLGPSLGGLFIAGPGWRWIFLINLPLGLVNLYLAQRYLPAGHPCTVCSVEDRQEAKARWSAFDAKGTFLLALTLAAYALSMTLGHGHFGILNMALLAAAAAGTALFVQVEARAASPLIQLGLFRNPKLSAGLAMSALVSTVLMATLVVGPFYLARALGLNAALVGLVLSVGPLVAAVAGVPAGRIVDRLGAQRMTLAGLIGIAAGCVVLGLLPATLGIAGYLAPIVCITASYALFQAANNTAVITGIQPDQRGLISGLLSLSRNLGLITGASAMGAIFALASSTASITTASPAAIAAGMRTTFGVAALLIVAAIAIGTHRRPR
- a CDS encoding DUF1186 domain-containing protein, whose amino-acid sequence is MEIPDILQAMERSSGPYARAAVQAAVERREEITPQLLRILEETTDHAVERDAEGGYMAHLYAMFLLAQFREPRAYPLLVRFASLPGELLDSLCGDFITENLGNVLASVCDGDLQGIQSLIENEDAAEYARGAALCSLLTLVASGQKSRDEIVAYFAELFRGRLQRTASHVWDQLVSCACDLYPAELLDEIQRAFENELVDPGYIGLDSISSDLALGRQRVLARLADDPHHRLVDGSIAAMERWTCLEDDGAAAIWPPPGAGAFTPATQIIREGPKTGRNDPCPCGSGRKYKKCCGG